A section of the Castanea sativa cultivar Marrone di Chiusa Pesio chromosome 12, ASM4071231v1 genome encodes:
- the LOC142618747 gene encoding receptor-like protein 7 gives MGLSLSFFMRFLFLLSLFSLISAGSFSLVQSPCHDDERFALLQFKESIIINRSASDDPSAYSKVSSWMTLSSNCCTWDGVQCDENTGRVTSLDLSSSYLYGSINSSSSLFQLVHLHRLNLASNDFNHSQIPAGVRRLSKLTYLNLSNSGFSGQIPSEILQLSKLVSLDLALNPLKLHKPNLKSIAETLMNLQELVLSEVDISSTLPSTLTNLTSLEAICLRNCGLHGEFPTGIFQLPNLKSLSVHLNSNLTGHLPEFNRSIPLEDLRLAGTGFSGMLPDSIGNLKSLHFFDVGGCNFSGPVPFSFGNLTELTFLDLSDNNFNRGTLSWVGKQTKLTFLNLYETNLYGGIPFSLGNLTQLKTLSLSSNELTGPIPSWLANLTQLTQLWLQKNKLHGPIPTSVYKLRNLQILDLCLNRLSGTVEFGLFRELISLFYLQLSDNNLSLLIDPSTNISTFQKFKVLGLASCHLSEFPEILRNQDQLQVLLLSRNKIHGQIPKWISNLSKDTLVSLDLSENFLTGFDQAPNSLPWTRLVVLYLSNNKLQGPLPIPPPSTVYYKVDSNMLSGEITQMICNLSFLSYLDLSYNNLSGYLPQCLGNLSNLSILNLRHNNFHGHIPQMFIEGCQLSMIKLNQNHFQGALPRSLANCTMLEILDVGNNHIGDIFPSWLGTLPELGVLILRSNHFHGAIGKPETNSTFPKLHVIDLSNNYITGKLPLEYFQIWKGMQSYDAGGLTYMQARVKIHIPSCGWLYTYTYQMTLTNKGIKTEYWKIQDDFVAIDLSGNRFEGEIPKIVGNLKALRMLNLSNNVLTGSIPSSLVNLKNLESLDLSQNMLVGEIPPQLVELTFLAFLNLSHNHLTGTIPQGKQFLTFENSSFNGNVELCGSPLSKRCANLKDPPPLPSIFVENQDAVSLFEFDWRIVVMGYGCGFIFGVCCGKIITKKKNDWFMKTFAIGHPP, from the coding sequence ATGGgattatctctttctttcttcatgcgctttctttttttactgtcGTTGTTTTCTCTTATATCTGCTGGCTCTTTTTCTTTAGTGCAGTCACCCTGCCATGATGATGAGAGATTTGCCTTGTTGCAATTCAAAGAAAGCATAATTATCAATCGGTCTGCATCTGATGATCCTTCTGCTTATTCGAAGGTTTCATCATGGATGACACTAAGTAGTAATTGCTGCACCTGGGATGGTGTTCAGTGTGATGAAAACACGGGTCGCGTAACTAGCCTTGACCTCAGTAGCAGTTATCTTTATGGTTCCATCAACTCCAGTAGCAGCCTCTTCCAGCTTGTTCACCTTCATAGGCTTAACCTTGCCTCCAATGATTTTAATCACTCTCAAATCCCAGCTGGTGTGAGGCGGCTTTCAAAGCTTACTTACCTTAACCTCTCTAATTCTGGATTTTCAGGTCAAATCCCATCAGAAATTTTACAGCTCTCTAAGTTGGTTTCCCTAGACCTCGCTTTGAACCCATTGAAACTCCACAAGCCTAATCTTAAAAGTATAGCTGAAACGCTTATGAACTTGCAAGAGCTAGTTCTTAGTGAGGTTGACATATCATCCACTCTACCCAGTACCTTGACAAACTTAACTTCTTTAGAGGCTATTTGTCTTAGAAATTGTGGTTTGCATGGTGAGTTTCCAACAGGAATTTTTCAGCTACCAAATCTCAAGTCTCTCAGTGTGCATCTCAATTCAAATCTCACTGGTCATTTACCTGAATTTAATAGAAGTATCCCCCTTGAAGATTTGAGGCTAGCGGGTACAGGTTTCTCTGGCATGCTACCAGATTCAATCGGTAACCTCAAATCCTTACATTTCTTTGATGTTGGAGGATGTAATTTCTCTGGACCAGTGCCGTTCTCATTTGGTAACCTGACGGAGCTCACTTTTCTAGACCTTTCAGATAACAATTTCAACAGAGGGACTCTCTCTTGGGTTGGTAAGCAAACCAAACTCACCTTTCTAAACCTATATGAGACCAATTTATATGGTGGCATCCCGTTCTCTCTTGGAAACCTAACCCAACTTAAAACTTTAAGTCTTTCTTCAAATGAATTAACTGGTCCTATCCCATCTTGGTTAGCAAACCTCACACAACTTACTCAACTGTggcttcaaaaaaataaattgcatgGTCCAATTCCTACGTCTGTTTACAAACTTAGGAatcttcaaattttagatttgtgTTTAAATCGCTTGAGCGGTACAGTGGAATTTGGCTTGTTTCGAGAACTTATTAGTCTCTTTTACCTCCAACTATCTGATAACAATCTTTCATTGCTTATTGATCCTAGCACAAACATTTctacttttcaaaaatttaaggTATTAGGATTGGCTTCTTGTCACTTAAGTGAATTCCCAGAGATTCTCAGAAACCAAGATCAATTGCAAGTTTTACTACTTTCTCGGAACAAAATTCACGGCCAAATACCGAAATGGATCTCAAACTTGAGTAAAGACACTCTTGTGTCTTTAGATCTGTCTGAAAACTTCCTTACAGGCTTTGATCAAGCCCCAAATTCTCTCCCTTGGACCAGACTAGTAGTTTTGTACCTTTCAAATAACAAGCTTCAAGGGCCACTCCCAATTCCCCCACCGTCTACTGTCTATTATAAAGTTGATAGCAACATGTTAAGCGGAGAAATCACTCAAATGATTTGTAATCTGAGTTTTCTTTCTTATCTTGATTTGTCATACAACAACCTGAGTGGTTACCTTCCCCAATGTTTAGGCAACTTGAGTAACCTTTCAATTCTTAATCTACGGCACAACAACTTTCATGGCCACATTCCTCAAATGTTCATAGAGGGATGCCAATTGAGTATGATCAAGTTGaatcaaaatcattttcaagGGGCTTTACCAAGGTCATTGGCTAATTGTACCATGCTGGAAATTCTTGATGTTGGAAATAATCATATAGGTGATATTTTTCCCTCTTGGTTGGGCACTCTTCCAGAGCTAGGTGTTCTCATTTTGCGATCAAATCACTTCCATGGTGCTATTGGAAAACCTGAAACAAATTCTACATTCCCAAAATTACATGTCATTGACCTCTCCAACAATTACATTACTGGTAAGTTGCCACTTGAATACTTCCAAATTTGGAAAGGCATGCAAAGTTATGATGCAGGTGGCTTAACTTATATGCAAGCAAGAGTAAAAATCCATATACCAAGTTGTGGATGGTTATACACCTACACTTACCAAATGACATTGACAAACAAAGGCATAAAGACAGAATATTGGAAAATCCAAGATGACTTTGTGGCCATTGATCTCTCAGGCAACAGGTTTGAAGGTGAAATTCCAAAAATTGTAGGAAATCTAAAGGCACTTCGTATGCTCAACCTTTCCAACAATGTTCTTACTGGTTCTATTCCGTCGTCATTGGTAAACTTAAAAAACCTAGAATCACTTGACCTTTCTCAAAACATGCTAGTTGGAGAGATTCCTCCACAATTGGTAGAGCTTACATTCCTTGCTTTTTTGAATCTGTCTCACAATCATCTTACGGGAACTATACCACAAGGGAAACAATTTCTCACATTTGAAAACAGTTCATTCAATGGAAATGTAGAATTATGTGGAAGCCCATTGTCAAAACGATGTGCCAATTTGAAGGACCCACCACCTCTACCTTCAATATTTGTAGAAAATCAAGATGCGGTGTCTCTATTTGAGTTTGACTGGAGAATAGTTGTGATGGGGTACGGATGTGGATTTATATTTGGAGTTTGTTGTGGGAAAATAATTACCAAGAAGAAAAATGATTGGTTTATGAAGACTTTTGCAATTGGCCATCCACCATGA